The proteins below are encoded in one region of Pygocentrus nattereri isolate fPygNat1 chromosome 13, fPygNat1.pri, whole genome shotgun sequence:
- the LOC108441176 gene encoding phenylethanolamine N-methyltransferase — MYIHTSLSSTLELRQLSQQRKATHTGHPMSMVRCDSIQGPLPRLRYTLQPESSDHPAASLDAREHQLSNAKDSEMEGEDRGEKAVAAMEACYQGFDPAAYLQYNYTPPRADFTRSDSIVPWKLKCLHEAFSEDGMKGEVLVDVGSGPTLYQVMSGCEHFDRVVLSDFLEVNRKELRIWLQDGKSSLDWTPYLKFVCELEGRSPSAWIEKAKRLRSVVTDVLPINIHQPCPLPSGSLPSTGADCLVSSFCLESVSPDLSSFTQALGHLSGLLRSGGHLLLIGALGESFYLGAPGLRIPVVPLDEAQVCSSLRASGFHLLQLSVYHLPPDMRVGVDDVTGVFFAKARKP; from the exons ATGTACATCCATACGAGCCTGTCCAGCACTCTGGAGCTCCGCCAGCTAAGTCAACAACGCAAAGCCACACATACCGGTCATCCCATGAGCATGGTGCGATGTGATAGCATTCAAGGCCCTCTGCCTCGACTGAGATACACACTCCAGCCGGAGTCGTCGGATCACCCAGCAGCCTCTTTGGATGCACGAGAACACCAGCTCTCGAAT GCAAAGGACAgcgagatggagggagaggacagaggagagaaagcgGTGGCTGCCATGGAGGCCTGCTACCAAGGCTTTGACCCAGCAGCATACTTGCAGTATAACTACACTCCACCGCGAGCTGACTTCACCAGGAGCGACAGCATCGTGCCATGGAAGCTCAAGTGCCTTCACGAAGCTTTTTCTGAGG ATGGGATGAAAGGAGAGGTTCTGGTGGACGTGGGTTCTGGTCCGACTCTCTACCAGGTGATGAGCGGCTGTGAGCACTTCGATCGGGTCGTTCTGTCTGACTTCCTGGAGGTGAACCGAAAGGAACTGCGGATTTGGCTGCAGGACGGCAAGAGCAGCCTGGACTGGACACCTTACTTAAAGTTTGTGTGTGAGCTGGAGGGACGCAG TCCTTCAGCCTGGATAGAAAAAGCGAAGAGGCTTCGCTCAGTGGTGACCGATGTGCTGCCCATCAACATCCACCAGCCCTGCCCCCTGCCATCTGGATCGCTGCCCAGCACAGGCGCCGACTGTCTAGTGTCATCCTTCTGCCTGGAGAGCGTGAGCCCAGACCTGTCCTCCTTCACCCAGGCATTGGGTCACCTGTCCGGTCTCCTCCGCTCAGGCGGTCACCTGCTGCTGATTGGAGCGCTGGGGGAGAGTTTTTATCTCGGGGCTCCGGGCCTGCGCATCCCGGTGGTGCCACTGGACGAGGCTCAGGTGTGTTCCAGTCTGAGAGCCAGCGGCTTCCATCTGCTGCAACTCAGCGTCTACCACCTACCCCCAGACATGAGGGTTGGGGTGGACGACGTCACCGGAGTGTTTTTCGCCAAAGCCAGGAAACCGTAG